The nucleotide window GGTTAAAATGGTGGAACCGGATGTGGAAGAGCTGGAAAAGGAACTTTCCGAAGCCGGAAGGCTGGTTCCGGCTTGGATTAATTTTTAATGCTCCAACCTTTCACCCTGCTTCTTCCTCTTTACAAACACGCACAAATGGATGAAGTTTAATTTTTTAATAAGAACACAGCTAAAAGCACAATCACATATATCTCTTTGAGGATTCGCGATGGAAATCAGCAGCAAGAAAGTGGGAAATGTTTTAATACTGGGCATCAAAGGACGCCTTGATGCGCTTACGTCTACAGATCTTGAAAACGAAATGTGCAAACAAATTGAAGCCGGGGAAACTAAAATAGTCTTCGATCTTGGGGATCTGGAATACATTTCCAGTGCCGGACTTAGGGCCATTCTTTTTTGCGCCAAGAAACTGAAGACAACAGATGGCACCATTGCTTTCGCCAATATTGCCGGAATGATCAGCGAAGTATTTGAAATTTCCGGATTCGGTACAATGTTCAATATCTACAGCTCCGCTCTTACCGCTGCGGAAAAAATATCCTGAGAGATTCTATATGCTGCGTCTTGTTCTGACCTTCCTTATGACATCAATATTCCTCATCAGCGGGCAAACTTGCAAAGCCGAAGGGTCCCGGACCATTTCCAAGGAAGAAATACGCCGGGTTCTGAAGAACAACCCGGATCTGATTTTTGATGCCCTGAAAGGACATGAGGAAAAGCTCTACGACCTTTTGCAGATCGGACTTGAAAGAAAAAACAAATCCCGGATCAGGGCAGGCAGACTCAAGCAGCTTAAAAATCCCAAAAATCCACAGCTCCACCCGGGCCGCCCGGTATGGGGTTCATCCAATGGGAAAATCAATATTGTAGTCTTCTCCGACTTCCAGAGTGCGACCAGTGCGAAGGCGGACAAGGCAATCCATGAGTTGCTGGAAAAGCACCCGGACATCAGCTACCGTTTCCGGCACAACCCGCTTGGATTACACAAGATGTCTCTCCCTGCGGCCAGATATTATGAAGCCCTTGCCATTCAGGATCAGACCAAGGCAAAGAGACTTAATCGACTGCTCCTGCAAAACAGACTGTCCATCAAGAAGAACGGGACAAAAAGACTTGATCAGCTGGCAGAAAAATGCGGAGCGGATATGGCACAACTGCATCGAGTCCTGAATTCTGCACAGGTCAATGCTCGAATTGACGGGGACCGCAAGGAAGCCCGCAAGCTGGGCCTGACCGCATCCCCGGTATTTCTTGTAAACGGGGTAACTGTGACAGGGGCCGCCCCGGTGGAAGAATTTGAAGAAGTGCTCCAGATGATTCGCAGCAATTAAAATTCTCGACGGCTTCCAGCCTTGTGTTATTTTTTTAGGAATATCAAAACAGACCACAACAATAATACTGGGCATGAGCACGATAGTGATATATTATCGTAGCATTCCAAAATACATATAATCTTCCAACTAAATGAACGTAATGCCACAAAGTGAATCTGATGTACGCCGTGTATTCCTGCATACCGGGGATGCATATATCGGCGTAAAACCAACCATAGTTTCTACTGTTCTCGGGTCTTGTGTGGCGATATCCATGTTCTCTCCCCGCAAAAGACAAGGGGTTATCTGTCATGCCTTCCTGCCCTCACGCTCAGAAATTAAAAATACAAACGAGCCTTCCATTCAGATTTGCAGGTATGTAGACACAGCTGTCGACCATTTGCTAAAGAGTATGAGGCGTCTGGGGGTCAGAAAAAACGAACTTGAAGTTAAGCTTTTCGGTGGAGCAACCGGCTTGACTTATTCTCAGGTAAGACCGTCATGCGCGTTGGGAATCGGCAACAGAAATGTTGATGCCGCCCTGGAAAATTTAAAAGCAATAGGACTCAAGCCTCTTACCATGGACGTGGGCGGAAATGTAGGAAGAAAGTTGCTCTTTTCAACCTACACCGGAGATGTCTGGATCAAAAGGCTTGAAAAAAAGATGTTTTAGCCCCTCTAAACGGCCATACTCTGCAAGAATAAAATGAAATTCACTAATAAGCTTTCTTCTGCTCTTCTTCTATTCGCCCTTTTTATTTTCTGCCTGCCCGGGCTTTCCGCAGCAGGCAACACCATCTACCAATACTCGATCATTGATTCTTTACTTGCAGGCAATTACGATGGTGAACTGACCATTGCAGATTTAAAAAAGCACGGAGATACAGGACTGGGCACTTTCAACAGTCTGGACGGAGAAATGGTTTTCCTCGACGGCGAGGTATACAAAGTCAATGCCCGAGGTAAAGTCCTTAAAACGAACGATAACGAACTCACTCCATTTGCGGCTGCGGCTGTGTTCAAAACAGACAAAATAATTAAACTTGATTCCGTAAAATCTCTGGATGAATTGAACAGCAAAATTTCAAAAGCCCTTGGTTCTGAAAACATCTTTTACGTTATTCGTATTGATGGAAAATTTCACAAAATGCGCACCCGCAGTGTCCCGGCTCAGAAAAAACCATACCCGCCACTGAAAGAAGTGGTTAAAAATCAGAGTATCTTTGGATTTAAAGAAATTGAAGGAACCATGATCGGTATAAAAAGTCCTTCCTATGTCAAAGGGATCGGGGTACCTGGTTTTCACTGGCATTTCATAAACAAGGAGCGCACTTTCGGGGGGCATGTTCTTAATTGCATCTTCAAAAATATGGCCGCAAAAGTCGGAACATACAACGAATTTCAGTTACAACTTCCCGAGACCAGAAGCTTTCTCGACTCTAAATTCGAAAAAGATAGACAAAAAGAATTAAAAGAAGTGGAAAAAGATTCTGAGAAGAAGTAAAATAACTCCATAATCACTCTCTTTGTAACTGTATAATATTGGCCGGGAGTTAAGCATGAGCGAACGAATCCTTGTTCAGGTAGACGAAGACCTTGAAGCCATCATGGGCCGTTATCTGGAAATCAGACAAAAAGAACTAGCGGAGCTCGAAGAAGCAGTTGCTCAAAAAAACTTCGAAATCATCAGGTTGCTGGGACACCGTCTCAAAGGCACCGGTTCCTCATATGGACTTGACGAACTGACCCGACTGGGAACTCTCATTGAAGACAAAGCTATGGACAACGATATGTCTAAGGTCCCGGAATTCACTGCTGAGATCAGACATTTCCTGAACCATATCGATATAGAATTTGTTGAAATGGACGAATAATAAATAAGGCCGGGAGTTTCCTTAACTCCCGGCCTTACCATTTTACATCAAAAACTTTCCGGTAACCGAATCAGGATTGGCGATAATTTCTTCAGGAGTCCCCTGAGCCACAATCTGCCCGCCGGACTCCCCGCCTCCGGGCCCCAAGTCAAAAACATAATCAGAAGCACGAATCACATCGGTATTATGCTCGATGACGATAACCGTGGCTCCCTTCTCCACCAGCTGTTGCAAGACCTTGATAAGCTTCCCCACCTCGTGCATATGCAGCCCGGTGGTAGGCTCATCAAGGATATACAATGTTCCGGGCAGGCTGCGCTTACCAAGCTCACGGGAAATCTTGATGCGCTGTGCTTCACCACCGGAAAGGGTTGTAGCTGGCTGGCCCAATTGCACATATTCGAGTCCGACCTGTTCCAGTACTTCCAGCCTGCGTTTGAGCGTAGGGTGATTCTCAAAAAAAGCCTTGGACTGACGCACGGTCATATCCAGCACTTCCGCAATATTCTTGCCCTTGTAATCAACTTCCAGAGTCTGGCTGTTATACCGCTTGCCCTTGCATACATCGCAGGTCACGTACACATCGGGCAGAAAATGCATCTCCACCCTGATCTGACCATCACCGCGACAGGCTTCGCAACGACCGCCACGCACGTTAAAACTGAAACGACCGGGCTTGTAACCCCGTTTTTTAGCTTCTTTGGTAGCGCAGAAAATCTTGCGAATATCATCAAAGATTTTTGTATAAGTTGCCGGGTTGGAACGCGGAGTCCTGCCGATGGGCGACTGGTCGATGGAAATAATTTTCTCAATTTTCTCGATGCCGTCAATGCCGGAAATACGTCCGGGCTGATCCACCTTCACCCCACGCGACAA belongs to Marinifilum sp. JC120 and includes:
- a CDS encoding anti-sigma factor antagonist, yielding MEISSKKVGNVLILGIKGRLDALTSTDLENEMCKQIEAGETKIVFDLGDLEYISSAGLRAILFCAKKLKTTDGTIAFANIAGMISEVFEISGFGTMFNIYSSALTAAEKIS
- a CDS encoding disulfide bond formation protein DsbA, with the protein product MLRLVLTFLMTSIFLISGQTCKAEGSRTISKEEIRRVLKNNPDLIFDALKGHEEKLYDLLQIGLERKNKSRIRAGRLKQLKNPKNPQLHPGRPVWGSSNGKINIVVFSDFQSATSAKADKAIHELLEKHPDISYRFRHNPLGLHKMSLPAARYYEALAIQDQTKAKRLNRLLLQNRLSIKKNGTKRLDQLAEKCGADMAQLHRVLNSAQVNARIDGDRKEARKLGLTASPVFLVNGVTVTGAAPVEEFEEVLQMIRSN
- a CDS encoding chemotaxis protein CheD, translating into MPQSESDVRRVFLHTGDAYIGVKPTIVSTVLGSCVAISMFSPRKRQGVICHAFLPSRSEIKNTNEPSIQICRYVDTAVDHLLKSMRRLGVRKNELEVKLFGGATGLTYSQVRPSCALGIGNRNVDAALENLKAIGLKPLTMDVGGNVGRKLLFSTYTGDVWIKRLEKKMF
- the budA gene encoding acetolactate decarboxylase → MKFTNKLSSALLLFALFIFCLPGLSAAGNTIYQYSIIDSLLAGNYDGELTIADLKKHGDTGLGTFNSLDGEMVFLDGEVYKVNARGKVLKTNDNELTPFAAAAVFKTDKIIKLDSVKSLDELNSKISKALGSENIFYVIRIDGKFHKMRTRSVPAQKKPYPPLKEVVKNQSIFGFKEIEGTMIGIKSPSYVKGIGVPGFHWHFINKERTFGGHVLNCIFKNMAAKVGTYNEFQLQLPETRSFLDSKFEKDRQKELKEVEKDSEKK
- a CDS encoding Hpt domain-containing protein, whose amino-acid sequence is MSERILVQVDEDLEAIMGRYLEIRQKELAELEEAVAQKNFEIIRLLGHRLKGTGSSYGLDELTRLGTLIEDKAMDNDMSKVPEFTAEIRHFLNHIDIEFVEMDE